In the genome of Lacerta agilis isolate rLacAgi1 chromosome 2, rLacAgi1.pri, whole genome shotgun sequence, one region contains:
- the MCRIP1 gene encoding mapk-regulated corepressor-interacting protein 1 isoform X2, with product METSSLGYSVQGLPGPIRPQCARAARPRLSLPPRAWQQREKPGLNPGPAPPSHISRTWARAGKEAAMTSSPVSRVVYNGKRNSSPRSPSNSSEIFTPAHEENVRFISEGAVFTFEKADLCSCCISTDMAVCGAGSPQSDGKW from the exons ATGGAAACCTCCTCCCTCGGGTACTCGGTGCAGGGGCTACCCGGGCCCATTCGCCCGCAGTGCGCACGCGCAGCCCGGCCTAGGCTCTCTCTTCCGCCCCGGGCCTGGCAGCAGCGAGAGAAGCCGGGACTTAACCCGGGCCCAG CACCGCCAAGCCACATATCCAGGACCTGggccagggctgggaaagaggCAGCCATGACGAG TTCTCCTGTCTCCCGAGTTGTATACAATGGCAAGAGAAACAGCAGCCCTCGCTCCCCAAGCAACAGCAGTGAGATCTTCACTCCTGCACATGAGGAGAATGTGCGTTTCATCTCTGAAGGTGCAGTATTTACATTTGAGAAGGCTGATCTCTGCAGTTGCTGCATCTCCACAGA CATGGCAGTGTGTGGAGCGGGATCTCCGCAGTCAGATGGCAAGTGGTGA
- the PPP1R27 gene encoding protein phosphatase 1 regulatory subunit 27, which yields MKYYYPDSLPRYRRYTRGLKTVRFPNDVLFLDHIRQSDLEQVGRFIRARKVTLDTIYPSGMAALHEAVLSGNLDCVKLLVKYGADINQKDEDGWTPLHMACSDGHADIARYLISLGAQRDATNDEGEKPSDLIDPEYKELVELFKAARVD from the exons ATGAAGTATTACTATCCAGACTCACTTCCCAGGTATAGGCGATATACACGAGGCCTGAAAACCGTGCGTTTCCCCAATGATGTTCTCTTCTTGGACCATATTAGGCAGAGTGACCTGGAGCAGGTGGGCCGTTTCATCCGTGCCAGGAAGGTCACCTTGGACACTATCTACCCCTCAG GTATGGCTGCCCTCCATGAAGCTGTGCTTTCTGGGAACCTTGATTGCGTCAAGCTGTTGGTGAAATATGGTGCTGACATCAATCAGAAAGATGAGGACGGCTGGACACCCCTACACATGGCTTGCAGTGATGGTCACGCTGATATTGCAAG GTACCTCATCTCTCTTGGGGCCCAGCGTGATGCTACCAACGATGAAGGGGAGAAGCCATCCGACCTAATTGACCCAGAGTACAAGGAGCTCGTGGAGCTTTTCAAAGCAGCCCGAGTAGACTAA
- the MCRIP1 gene encoding mapk-regulated corepressor-interacting protein 1 isoform X3, which produces MTSSPVSRVVYNGKRNSSPRSPSNSSEIFTPAHEENVRFISEAWQCVERDLRSQMASGERGLVEEYVEKMPNPSLKTFRPVDLSDLKRRNTQDAKKS; this is translated from the exons ATGACGAG TTCTCCTGTCTCCCGAGTTGTATACAATGGCAAGAGAAACAGCAGCCCTCGCTCCCCAAGCAACAGCAGTGAGATCTTCACTCCTGCACATGAGGAGAATGTGCGTTTCATCTCTGAAG CATGGCAGTGTGTGGAGCGGGATCTCCGCAGTCAGATGGCAAGTGGTGAACGGGGACTTGTGGAGGAGTATGTGGAGAAGATGCCAAACCCCAGTCTGAAGA CTTTCAGACCTGTTGACTTGAGTGACCTAAAGCGGCGGAACACACAGGATGCTAAGAAATCCTAA
- the MCRIP1 gene encoding mapk-regulated corepressor-interacting protein 1 isoform X1 — protein METSSLGYSVQGLPGPIRPQCARAARPRLSLPPRAWQQREKPGLNPGPAPPSHISRTWARAGKEAAMTSSPVSRVVYNGKRNSSPRSPSNSSEIFTPAHEENVRFISEAWQCVERDLRSQMASGERGLVEEYVEKMPNPSLKTFRPVDLSDLKRRNTQDAKKS, from the exons ATGGAAACCTCCTCCCTCGGGTACTCGGTGCAGGGGCTACCCGGGCCCATTCGCCCGCAGTGCGCACGCGCAGCCCGGCCTAGGCTCTCTCTTCCGCCCCGGGCCTGGCAGCAGCGAGAGAAGCCGGGACTTAACCCGGGCCCAG CACCGCCAAGCCACATATCCAGGACCTGggccagggctgggaaagaggCAGCCATGACGAG TTCTCCTGTCTCCCGAGTTGTATACAATGGCAAGAGAAACAGCAGCCCTCGCTCCCCAAGCAACAGCAGTGAGATCTTCACTCCTGCACATGAGGAGAATGTGCGTTTCATCTCTGAAG CATGGCAGTGTGTGGAGCGGGATCTCCGCAGTCAGATGGCAAGTGGTGAACGGGGACTTGTGGAGGAGTATGTGGAGAAGATGCCAAACCCCAGTCTGAAGA CTTTCAGACCTGTTGACTTGAGTGACCTAAAGCGGCGGAACACACAGGATGCTAAGAAATCCTAA